The proteins below are encoded in one region of Apium graveolens cultivar Ventura chromosome 4, ASM990537v1, whole genome shotgun sequence:
- the LOC141719568 gene encoding uncharacterized protein LOC141719568: protein MDKFVIRTKRPRSPCSVNKNSGVNSGANKDSISNASLPISNTPIEERANMEFNSEDLISDPGLRIPIHEFNANIRDQVRRAYIAKGSFQVFDYNFPKKQFNKEMRTFQANMFKEFDWLEYSVAKDEAYCLWCYLFKPNREENTGKNAFTTAGFNNWKKALLVFRAHVGLSPGSSHNKAARHCQAFKNQRQSISHVVSAQGYEIEVEYRKRLTTVLNVIRLLLRQAFAFRGHDESLDSLNKGNFLEILEWHYEHNVEIGKGKRFNAPRNCKLTSPKVQKEIVSAYASQTRSVIFADIGDSFFSLMVDESRDISLKEQMAVVLRYVNKHGEVIERFISVAHVTDTSSQSLKNAIDMLFSRHGLSLSQLRGQGYDGASNMSGKFNGLKALILKENPLAYYVHCFTHQLQLVVVVVAKCSPAVSDFFYHLCRIVNLVGASCKRKDMLRQKQHELTLKRLESCEIFSGKGKNQETSLTRPGDTRWGSHHRTILRLFFMWPSVVEVLGDIHQDATNQELKDITEGLLEKMETLKFVFMLHLMKVILAITNDLSEALKQRTQNIINAMTMVRSMKIKLQLLREEEWETFLEDVKKFCNDNLIEIPNMEDILPI, encoded by the coding sequence atggataaattcgtgattagGACTAAGAGGCCGAGATCCCCTTGTTCTGTGAATAAAAATTCTGGTGTGAACTCAGGGGCTAATAAAGACTCAATCTCAAATGCCTCTCTTCCAATTTCAAACACACCTATTGAAGAAAGAGCAAATATGGAGTTCAATTCAGAAGATTTAATCTCAGACCCGGGGCTTAGAATTCCAATTCATGAATTTAATGCAAATATCAGAGATCAAGTTCGAAGGGCATACATTGCTAAAGGTTCGTTTCAAGTTTTTGATTATAATTTTCCGAAGAAACAATTCAACAAAGAAATGAGAACTTTTCAAGCAAATATGTTCAAAGAGTTTGATTGGTTAGAATATAGTGTTGCTAAGGATGAAGCATATTGTTTGTGGTGTTATTTGTTTAAGCCTAATCGGGAAGAGAATACAGGAAAAAATGCATTTACAACAGCGGGGTTTAACAATTGGAAGAAGGCATTGCTTGTATTTAGGGCACATGTTGGATTAAGTCCCGGTAGCTCACACAACAAAGCTGCAAGGCATTGTCAGGCTTTTAAAAACCAGAGGCAAAGTATATCACACGTTGTTTCTGCACAAGGGTATGAAATTGAGGTTGAATATCGCAAGAGGTTGACTACAGTATTAAATGTTATTCGATTACTTTTGCGACAGGCTTTTGCATTTCGTGGTCATGACGAGTCTTTAGATTCATTGAATAAGGGAAACTTCCTTGAAATTCTTGAATGGCACTATGAGCACAATGTAGAAATTGGAAAAGGGAAACGTTTTAATGCTCCTCGAAACTGCAAGCTTACGTCCCCAAAGGTACAAAAAGAAATAGTAAGTGCTTATGCAAGTCAGACAAGATCCGTCATTTTTGCTGATATTGGAGATAGTTTTTTCTCACTTATGGTTGACGAGTCTCGGGACATATCTTTAAAAGAACAAATGGCGGTTGTCTTAAGGTATGTAAATAAGCATGGTGAGGTGATTGAAAGATTTATTTCAGTGGCACATGTAACTGATACATCATCCCAATCATTAAAAAATGCCATAGATATGCTATTTTCCAGACATGGATTATCATTATCCCAATTACGAGGCCAAGGTTATGATGGGGCTTCAAACATGAGTGGTAAATTTAACGGTCTTAAAGCACTAATATTAAAAGAAAACCCTTTAGCATATTATGTTCACTGTTTTACCCATCAATTGCAATTAGTAGTTGTTGTTGTGGCTAAATGTTCTCCTGCAGTAAGTGATTTTTTTTATCATCTTTGCCGTATTGTGAATCTGGTTGGTGCTTCATGTAAGAGAAAGGATATGCTTCGACAAAAACAACATGAACTTACACTGAAACGTTTAGAAAGTTGTGAGATATTTTCTGGAAAAGGGAAAAATCAAGAAACTTCTTTAACTCGACCAGGAGATACACGGTGGGGTTCACATCATAGAACAATACTTCGTCTTTTTTTTATGTGGCCATCGGTAGTGGAAGTGCTTGGGGATATACATCAAGATGCTACCAATCAAGAATTAAAAGATATTACAGAAGGCTTACTTGAAAAAATGGAGACCTTAAAATTTGTCTTTATGTTGCATTTGATGAAAGTTATCTTGGCAATTACTAATGATTTGTCAGAAGCTTTAAAACAAAGAACTCAGAATATTATAAATGCTATGACAATGGTTCGAAGTATGAAGATTAAATTACAGCTATTAAGGGAGGAAGAATGGGAGACATTTTTAGAAGATGTGAAGAAATTTTGTAATGATAATTTGATTGAAATACCCAATATGGAAGACATATTGCCTATCTGA
- the LOC141719569 gene encoding uncharacterized protein LOC141719569, with amino-acid sequence MDNHFTEGNTELLLCIGSLDPRNSFSSFNNSKLVRLAQFYPEDFSILDLELLPNQLDNFIYDVRTDKDLSGLQNIGDLCVMMVKTHRHTAYPLVYLLVKLAPVLPVATATVERVFSSMKTIKTY; translated from the coding sequence ATGGATAATCATTTTACAGAAGGAAACACAGAGCTACTACTTTGTATTGGCTCCTTGGATCCTAGGAATTCATTTTCAAGTTTCAATAACTCAAAACTTGTCCGTCTTGCACAATTTTATCCAGAAGATTTCTCTATACTAGACCTAGAGTTGTTGCCAAATCAGTTAGACAATTTTATCTATGATGTGAGAACGGATAAAGATTTATCTGGACTTCAAAATATTGGAGATCTTTGTGTCATGATGGTTAAGACACACAGACACACTGCTTATCCTTTAGTTTATCTTCTAGTTAAGTTAGCTCCGGTTTTACCTGTTGCCACTGCTACTGTTGAGAGAGTTTTTTCTTCTATGAAAACAATCAAGACTTATTAG